In Bradysia coprophila strain Holo2 unplaced genomic scaffold, BU_Bcop_v1 contig_350, whole genome shotgun sequence, a genomic segment contains:
- the LOC119080883 gene encoding protein yellow-like — protein sequence MNPVLIILQALILTSNAQRSSFPLPDVTPAERQFKVVYEWDTIEFAYGSDIERANAIYSNYYIPQNNIISDIKAFANRLYVTLPRMRPGVPATLGWMISPGDNGRTDPEIEPFPSWEMNEVGNCSALQFVQGIAVDTDGIMWVIDSGRVDTLSQGSTRHLNCQPKLLLLDLKRNGSIIHRYHFPDDVAARGNNYLNRIVIDDASGGFAYITDNSGADPGIVVYSRRLNRSWKVRENNSMRAAQNAREFSVNGTDLNFAIHINGIALGPYYNPDTGTSSSATAPSYNALNDNYERNVYYSPLTSYHLYSIPASLLRDPDFARRSTPRDVLQAVTDLGLKISQTDGMIMDNRGILYYGLLKEHALAQWDSYKPFSLDNQLIIAKDDNYIQWTDGMTFDEEGYLYIVVNRLHNFVAGLLRPNDINFRILRAKTGTLSYVYTNSFGARNPLNDNILNRGIFINDVLENGLGISSTPTFSSLEGRNGYGRSSASGLSLCGSITLGLAAIVLLQFKHI from the exons ATGAATCCTGTGCTGATAATTTTGCAAGCCTTAATTCTAACTTCAAATGCACAACGAAGCTCTTTCCCACTACCAGACGTAACGCCTGCCGAGAGACAATTTAAAGT TGTCTATGAATGGGACACCATTGAATTCGCATATGGCAGCGATATAGAGCGTGCAAATGCAAtttattcaaactattacATACCGCAGAACAATATCATTTCGGATATTAAAGCGTTCGCTAATCGCCTTTATGTCACTCTACCGAGAATGAGACCCGGAGTGCCGGCAACATTGGGATGGATGATTTCGCCAGGTGATAATGGACGAACTGATCCTGAAATTGAACCGTTCCCGTCGTGGGAAATGAACGAGGTAGGAAATTGCTCTGCGCTGCAATTTGTGCAAGGCATTGCGGTTGACACGGACGGTATAATGTGGGTAATTGATTCCGGAAGGGTTGATACACTATCTCAAG GATCAACAAGACACTTGAATTGCCAACCGAAACTATTGTTGTTGGATCTTAAGCGGAATGGTTCCATCATTCATCGATATCACTTCCCAGACGATGTGGCAGCTCGAGGCAACAACTATTTGAACAGAATTGTTATTGATGACGCATCTGGTGGATTTGCTTACATTACCGATAACAGTGGTGCTGATCCAG GAATCGTTGTTTATTCAAGACGTCTGAACCGATCATGGAAAGTTAGGGAAAACAACTCGATGCGAGCCGCTCAAAATGCTAGAGAATTTTCGGTCAACGGAACAGATCTCAATTTTGCTATTCATATTAATGGTATCGCTCTCGGTCCATACTACAACCCTGACACAGGAACCAGTTCGTCCGCGACAGCTCCGTCGTACAATGCTCTAAACGACAACTATGAAAGAAATGTCTATTACTCTCCGTTAACCAGTTACCACCTGTACTCGATACCAGCATCATTGCTCCGTGATCCAGACTTTGCTCGGCGATCAACGCCTCGCGATGTTCTGCAGGCCGTTACAGACTTGGgattaaaaatttcacaaaccGATGGAATGATTATGGATAATCGAGGCATATTGTACTATGGTTTGTTGAAGGAGCACGCCTTAGCTCAATGGGATTCGTACAAACCGTTCAGTTTAGACAATCAGTTGATCATAGCTAAAGATGACAACTACATTCAGTGGACGGATGGTATGACCTTCGATGAGGAAGGATATTTGTACATTGTGGTGAATCGTTTGCACAACTTTGTCGCCGGACTTTTGCGTCCGAATGATATCAATTTCAGAATCCTGAGAGCAAAAACAGGAACGCTCAGCTATGTGTATACGAATAGTTTCGGTGCACGTAATCCGCTAAACGACAATATACTGAACAGGGGTATATTCATAAACGATGTACTGGAAAATGGTTTGGGCATATCGTCAACACCGACATTTAGTTCATTGGAGGGTCGCAATGGATACGGTAGAAGTTCAGCGAGTGGATTGTCTCTTTGTGGAAGTATTACGCTTGGATTGGCCGCTATAGTTCTTCTGCAATTTAAACACATTTGA
- the LOC119080882 gene encoding protein tumorous imaginal discs, mitochondrial-like yields MAATRSLVGILSSNNLKFLGSRTIQTSSVRAFSVCDSCTHSNSLYGKSILTKTKTNSALHTTHKFIHSSSTLYQKDYYQILGVSKNSSAKDIKKSYYELAKKYHPDTNKEDPDASKKFQEVSEAYEVLSDETKRREYDTYGQTSEQMGRAGGGGGPRGPQGFAQNWQFRSTVDPEELFRKIFGDANFGSKAFDDFSDSQFGFGAAQEIVMNLTFSQAARGVNKDININIVDTCPKCAGSRCEPGTKPSHCQYCNGTGMETISTGPFVMRSTCRYCQGSRQFIKYPCNECDGKGQSVQRKKITVPVPAGVENGQTVRMAVGRKEIFITFKVEKSRYFRRDGADVHTDAEISLSQAILGGTIRVQGVYEDQTIQIMPGTSSHTKINLSGKGLKRVNSHGQGNHYIDLKITIPKKLTQEQKALLQAYAELEENTPGQIMGITHKTDGTKENFNEPKNLTNTIREVLTKAKQLACEITNKTEKTNKASTTSDPKVNKKTTNGGEKSANEKSGGVKSKVEKSGDDSTKTADAEKKRDKI; encoded by the exons ATGGCCGCAACACGGTCGCTTGTCGGAATTTTGAGTTCAAATAACTTAAAGTTTCTGGGTTCCAGAACTATTCAAACGTCCTCAGTGCGAGCGTTTAGTGTTTGTGACAGTTGCACCCACTCAAATAGCTTGTATGGCAAATCTATCTTAACTAAAACCAAAACCAATTCAG cgCTTCATACCACccacaaattcattcattcgtcGAGTACACTCTACCAAAAAGACTATTACCAAATATTGGGAGTGTCGAAGAACAGTTCCGCGAAGGACATTAAGAAATCATACTATGAATTAGCCAAAAAGTATCACCCCGACACGAATAAAGAGGATCCAGACGCCAGTAAGAAATTCCAGGAAGTGTCCGAAGCGTACGAAGTGCTAAGTGACGAAACGAAACGTCGCGAATATGATACGTACGGTCAAACGTCCGAGCAAATGGGTAGAGCTGGTGGTGGTGGAGGACCCAGAGGACCACAAGGATTCGCGCAAAATTGGCAATTCCGATCAACCGTAGATCCGGAGGAATTGTTCCGGAAAATTTTCGGCGACGCCAATTTTGGTAGCAAGGCTTTCGACGACTTTTCGGATTCACAATTTGGTTTTGGTGCAGCTCAGGAGATCGTGatgaatttaacattttctcaGGCAGCTCGGGGTGTTAATAAGGATATTAATATAAATATTGTCGACACGTGTCCGAAATGTGCTGGATCGAGGTGTGAACCGGGTACAAAACCTAGCCATTGTCAATATTGCAATGGAACGGGAATGGAAACAATTTCAACCGGACCGTTCGTTATGCGATCGACAT GTCGATATTGCCAGGGCTCCCGGCAGTTTATTAAGTATCCATGCAATGAATGTGATGGTAAAGGTCAATCG GTGCAACGTAAAAAAATCACTGTTCCTGTACCGGCTGGTGTTGAGAATGGGCAGACAGTACGAATGGCAGTTGGACGCAAAGAAATATTCATCACATTCAA GGTGGAAAAAAGCAGATATTTCCGTCGGGACGGCGCTGATGTGCATACAGACGCTGAAATTTCGTTATCGCAAGCAATATTAGGTGGAACAATACGAGTACAAGGCGTCTACGAAGATCAAACCATTCAG ATTATGCCTGGCACATCATCCCATACGAAGATTAATTTAAGTGGAAAAGGATTGAAACGAGTTAATTCGCATGGACAGGGCAATCATTACATTGActtgaaaattacaattccgaaaaaattgaCGCAAGAACAGAAGGCATTGCTGCAG GCGTACGCTGAACTCGAAGAAAACACTCCCGGTCAAATAATGGGCATCACACATAAAACCGATG GCACAAAAGAAAACTTCAACGAACCTAAGAATCTCACCAACACCATACGTGAGGTCTTGACAAAGGCAAAGCAGTTAGCTTGTGAAATTACCAACAAAACGGAAAAAACGAACAAAGCAAGTACCACCAGTGATCCGAAAGTCAACAAAAAGACAACTAACGGTGGAGAGAAAAGTGCGAACGAGAAAAGTGGTGGCGTCAAAAGTAAAGTTGAGAAAAGTGGCGACGATTCAACTAAAACGGCTGATGCTGAGAAAAAACGTgataaaatatag
- the LOC119080887 gene encoding 28S ribosomal protein S22, mitochondrial, whose protein sequence is MTLFLKLIHRTPLRTSSQFYASICKCSTNASFLQYGKDPGPKFTDTETQKLLKSITRPQLSKIFRKQPREVNVVDHKMMTTEQIEEQLKASIEKAEHLLQMPPIVKIQQEYTKVISKDPGIDSFSASKYVITDITYGIDDSERMIVVRQVDGTLEYADAAIRKRINQIYFPQQGRKIRLPRMFEPDNLKRCLDRHAYEFVLDRMCVQFEPYEQEFHDISSQVFQHINSTKQFDILRSTRHFGPMSFFLAWHKLIDDLVIEMVERDFLQNAVELICLMYNLNGIQYDKAILDELDQISHSNKLENVDAFSIAKAGLVQDLNETVGKSAEQFKTDEICYKFIDNFCQSHGIKKSQISLCLQLYKDSNEEKKRLLEGLKKAHGIVS, encoded by the exons ATGACACTATTTCTTAAATTAATACACCGAACCCCGTTAAGGACATCCAGCCAATTTTATGCCTCCATCTGTAAATGTAGCACAAATGCTTCGTTCTTGCAATATG GCAAGGATCCTGGTCCAAAGTTTACTGACACGGAAACTCAAAAACTACTGAAATCGATAACCCGTCCTCAGTTGAGCAAGATATTCAGAAAACAACCGAGAGAAGTCAATGTCGTTGATCACAAAATGATGACCACTGAACAAATCGAAGAACAACTAAAAGCTTCCATTGAGAAGGCTGAGCATCTACTACAGATGCCGCCTATTGTCAAG ATCCAGCAAGAGTACACCAAAGTAATATCGAAAGATCCGGGAATTGACTCATTCAGTGCGAGCAAGTACGTAATCACCGACATCACATACGGTATCGATGACTCTGAGCGTATGATTGTCGTGAGGCAAGTCGACGGAACGTTGGAATATGCTGATGCAGCGATTCGTAAACGGATCAATCAAATCTATTTTCCTCAGCAAGGTCGGAAAATTCGATTGCCGCGTATGTTCGAACCGGATAATTTGAAACGCTGTCTCGACCGACACGCATACGAATTTGTATTGGATCGAATGTGTGTACAATTCGAACCCTACGAGCAAGAGTTCCACGATATATCGAGTCAAGTGTTCCAGCATATCAACAGCACCAAGCAATTTGATATTCTTCGATCGACTAGACACTTCGGACCGATGAGCTTCTTTCTCGCTTGGCATAAACTGATTGACGATTTGGTGATTGAAATGGTCGAACGAGACTTTCTACAAAATGCCGTTGAACTCATTTGCTTGATGTACAATTTGAATGGCATTCAGTACGACAAAGCCATTCTGGACGAACTAGATCAAATCAGCCATTctaataaattggaaaatgtagATGCATTTTCTATTGCGAAAGCTGGTTTGGTGCAGGATTTGAACGAAACGGTTGGAAAGTCTGCCGAGCAGTTCAAAACGGACGAGATTTGctacaaatttattgataatttttgccAGTCGCATGGCATCAAGAAGAGTCAGATTAGCCTGTGCCTACAATTGTACAAAGATAGTAACGAGGAGAAGAAACGATTGCTGGAAGGTTTGAAGAAGGCGCACGGTATTGTTAGTTAA
- the LOC119080896 gene encoding histidine triad nucleotide-binding protein 1-like — translation MSSKPSLSKQNGTAVEEENVKTLSTHTGRRKAIVVIVQIKIMFFLRRLSKLRQVVAPIQSKYNHSSIIQMSKESEIAGIAAKNYANNKTAETIFEKIIRKEIPAKIIYEDDICLAFNDISPQAPVHFLLIPKIRIDSLSESKETDAQLLGHLMYTAGQLGKSLCPDGFRLVINNGKDGCQSVYHLHLHILGGKQCGWPPV, via the exons ATGAGCTCAAAGCCTTCGTTGTCAAAACAAAACGGAACAGCTGTTGAAGAAGAGAATGTCAAAACATTGTCAACACACACCGGACGACGGAAGGCTATCGTCGTTATCGTACAGatcaaaataatgttttttctgCGAAGACTGAGTAAATTACGTCAAGTTGTTGCAccaattcaatcaaaatataaTCACAGTTCAATTATCCAAATGAGTAAAGAAAGTGAAATTGCCGGCATAGCTGCCAAAAATTACGCCAACAATAAAACGGCAgagacaatttttgaaaaaattattcgcaaAGAAATTCCGGCCAAAATAATTTACGAAGATGATATCTGTTTGGCCTTCAACGATATAAGTCCACAAGCACCGGTGCATTTTCTGTTGATACCGAAGATTCGCATTGATTCTTTGAGCGAGTCCAAAGAGACCGATGCTCAG CTACTTGGTCATTTGATGTACACGGCTGGACAACTTGGTAAATCATTGTGTCCGGATGGGTTTCGATTGGTCATAAATAATGGCAAAGACGGGTGCCAGAGTGTTTACCATCTGCACCTTCACATTCTTGGTGGAAAGCAATGCGGCTGGCCTCCAGTTtag